Part of the Janibacter endophyticus genome is shown below.
CGGCGGAGTTGCCGAGGGCGCCGACGAGGGTGACGTCCTTGGCGTGCGCGTAGCGCAGGGCGCGGCTCATCGCCTCGATCGTCATGTTCTGCGCCTCGGCCTCCTCCGGGGAGTCCTCCGGCGCGCCGTCGACGCAGTTGAAGGCCCACGGGTCGACGTAGAAGCTCATGTTGACGACGTCGAGCCCCTTGTCGGCGGAGTAGGTCAGCGCGTCGACGACCGGGCCGAGGAAGAAGTAGCCCGCGTCCTGGCCGGCGCGGACGTTGACGATCGACGCGGTCGGGGCGACACCCGAGACGCCGACGCCGTTCTTCGCCGCACCGACGGTGCCCGCGACGTGCGTGCCGTGGCCGCCCTCGTCGACGGTGGCCGGGTCGACGCAGGACTCGACCTCGCAGGGGCCGTCGATGGCCGGGATGTCGGTGACGAAGTTGCGCGAGAGCTTGCGGTCGAAGTTCGGCGCGATGTCCGGGTGGGTGGCGTCCACGCCGGTGTCCATGATGCCGACCTTGACGCGCTTGTCGCCGGTCTCGATCGCGTGCGCCTCGGGGGCGTCGATCATGTCCATGCCCCACAGCAGCGGGTCGAGGGTGTCGGTCGCGCCCTTCTTGCCCTTCTTGGAGTGGGCGCTCTTGCCGTGGCTGTTGCCCGGGCCGGCCAGGCGGGGGCGCTCGGTCGTGTCCTTGGCGGGACGGTTCGGCGAGCGGCCGACGATGCCCTCGGACGAGGCGCCGAAGACGCCCTTGAGGGCGCGCGCCTTCTTCACGAAACCGGCGTCCTTGCTCGTGACGGTGACGAGGCCGATCTGCTCGTTGACCGAGGTGATCGTGGCGCCCTGGGCCTTGAGCTTCGCGGCGAGCGCCTTGGCGCTGCCACCGCGCTCGGCCAGGACGACGTAGCTGTCGGCGGTGGCGGCCGAGCTCGAGGTGGCGACGGCCGACGTGGCGCTCGTCGCGGACTGGGCGCTGGCCGTGGAGGCCAGGCCGGTGACACCGAGGGCAGTGGCCCCGACGAGTGCCAGGAGCTTGTTGTGACGCATGGATTGTCCTCCCGTGAGCAGGCCGGCTGTGTGTCGGCCCCCGTCGAGGCTATGGACGCGCCCCGTCGCCCGCGACACCCCTTCGGTCAAGGTTTGGTCAGTTCTTGACCAGGGACGGGTCAACCACGACGAAGGGGTGAGCCCACCGGATCGGCGGGCTCACCCCCGTCGAGGCTCGGGTCGACTACCTGAGCTCCTTGCTCGAGTAGCCGAGGACGCGGCGGGCGACGACGAGCAGCTGGATCTGCTGCGTGCCCTCGAAGATGTCGAGGATCTTGGAGTCGCGCGCCCACTTCTCGAGCAGCTCGGTCTCGGCGTAGCCGGTGGCCCCCGCGAGCTCGACGCAGGCAAGGGCGACGTTGACGCAGGTGCGTCCCGCCTTCGCCTTGGCCATCGAGGCCTCCATGGAGTTCGGCCTGCCGTTGTCGGCCATCCAGGCCGCGCGCAGGGTCAGGAGGTAGGCAGCCTGGTAGTCGGCCTCCATCTGGAGCAGCTTGGCGGCGGCGGCCGGCTGGACCTGCGCGGGCCGGTCCGGGTCGGCGACGACGCCGGCCTCCGCGAGCAGCTCCGTCGTCTTGTCGAGGCTCGCCCGGGTCAGACCGAGCGCCATCGCCGCGACGAGCGGGCGGGTGTTGTCGAAGGTCTGCATCGCGCCGCCGAAGCCGCCCTCGATCTTGATCTCCGGGTCACCGAGGAGGTCCTCGGCGGGGACGCGGCAGTCCTCGAGGGAGAAGGCGGCGGTGTCGCTCGCCCGGATCCCCAGCTTGTGCTCGAGCCGGACCAGCTTCATCCCCGGGTTGTCCCGACGGACGACGAAGGACTTGATGGCCTGCTTGCCGAGGGAGCGGTCGAGGGTGGCCCAGACGACGACGAGCTCGGCCCGCTCGCCGGCGGTGACGAAGATCTTCTCGCCGTTGAGGACGTACTCGTCACCGTCCTTGACCGCCGTGGTGCGGATGGCGCCGGAGTCGGAGCCGACGTCGGGCTCGGTGATCGCCATCGCCGCCCACTTGCCGGCGTAGCGCGCCTTCTGCTCCTCGTTGGCGACCGCGGCGATGGCGGCGTTGCCGAGGCCCTGGCGTGGGATCGACAGGGTCAGGCCCACGTCACCCCGGCAGGTCTCGAGGATGGAGAGGACGGAGGAGAGGTTCGAGCCGTTCTTGTTGACCCGCTCCCCCTTCGCCGTGCGTCCGGAGCCGACGGCCGCGACCTCGCCCTCCTGCGCACCGTCGTCCGTGGCCCGGGTCGAGGAGGACGCACCGGCGCCCTTGGCCGCGCCGGAGGCGCTCATGCCGTCGATGACGGCCGACACGAGGTCGAGCTCGGCCGGGTACTCGTGCTCGGCGCGGTCGTACTTGCGCGAGATCGGCCAGAAGACCTCCTCGGCCATGCCACGAGCCTGCGCGACGAGCGGACGGAACTTCTTCGGAACCTCAAGATCGATCATGATTCAAGTCCTTGTCGTGTCGTGCGCTCAGACGAGCAGGGTGCCCTCGAGGAGGCCGGCGCCGCGCAGGTCGCGGTACCAGCGCTCGTTGTCGAACTCCTTGACGAAGCCGTGGCCGCCGAGCAGCTGCACGCCGTTGCTGCCGACCTGGGTGAGGTACTGGCTCGTCAGCGAGCGGGCCTGGGCGATCTCCGCGGACGCGTCCTCACCCCGGTCGAGGCGGGCGGCCGCCTTCCACACGACGAGACGCAGCGCGGCGACCTCGATCGCCATGTCGGCGACCGTGAAGGCGACAGCCTGCCGGTAGCCGATCGGCTCGCCGAAGGCCTTGCGCTCCGTGACGTACTGCGAGACGTGGTCGAGCACGGCCTGCCCGGTACCGACGGCCGCGGCCGACCACGCGAGACGAGCCCGGCGGACGGCGTCGAGGTGGTCCTCCGTCGTGCCGAGGATGTTGGCCACAGGGACCCGCACCCCGTCGAGGTGCAGACGGGCGGTCCTGCTGGCCCGGATCCCCATGGCGGGGTCGTCCTCGACCTGCAGCCCAGCCAGGCCCGCCTCGACGATGACGAGCCTCGGCTCCCCGTCGAGCAGGGCGCTGACGACGAAGAGCTCGGCGCTCTCCGCGCCCGGCACGATCGCCTTGACGCCGTCGAGGACGAGCTCGTCCCCCTCACGACGGGCGGTCGTGCGGGGCGCCAGCGGGTCGAAGAGCGGCTGCGGCTCCATGAGCGCGACCGCCGCCGCGCGCGGCGGGTTGTCACCGGTGAACTCGGGCAGGTAGGTCGCCTGCTGGTCGGCATCGCCGTAGCTCGCGATCGCCGTCGCGACGGCAGCGGGGGCCATGATCGTCGTGGCGATGCCCATGTCTCCACGGGCCAGCTCCTCGAGGACGAGCGCGGCCGTCACCGCGGAGCGCTCCTCGGCGATGCCCTCGAGCTCGGCCGGGACGCCGACGAGGTGCAGACCCATCTCCGCAGCCGCGGAGAGGACCTCGTCCGGCACCGCGCGCTCGGCGTCGGCCTTCGCGCCGGCGGGGCGGATGACCTCGTCGGCCAGCTTTCGGGCGACGCCCTGGATCATCTGCTGGTCTTCGGTGGGCGTGAGGTCGAACTGCTGCCTCGGCGTCGTCGTCGCCGCTCGCGCAGGGCCCCTCGACCCCGTCGTCTTCTGGAAGGCGCGCCCGGCCGCGGTCTGCGCCTTGAAGCCCGTGACCGCGCCCTTGTAGAGGTAGCGCTCGACCTTGGCCCGGACCGCGGGGTCCTTCAGGCCCGGCAGTCCGCCGGCCTTGGCGATGAGGCGGAGCCCGAGCCGCTGGCCCTTGTCGGCAAGCGACGTGGAGTCGGTGGAAGCCATGGGGGTGAACCCTTCTCGCGTCACGCTCGTCTGTGAGCTGGGTCCGGACGCAGCAGGGTGCCGACGCCGGTTGTCGATCCGGACAGTACCCGCTACGCGAGGTATCGGTAACCGGGCGGTAACCGTGACGTCCCGCACACCGGTCACGAGTCGACCAACCCGCTGCGGGCCCCCTTCGTCGCGCGGACTACCGTGGAGCCGTGGCGAAGACGATCCCCAAGGACAACACCGGCCTCTCGCTGGGCTACCGCTTCTTCTGGCGGATGCAGTACATCCTGCTGACCTTCATGGGTCCGGCCGACCAGGGCGGCATGCGCGACCCCCGGTTCCGGCTCCGCGCCGAGCGCACAGCCCGGGTCAACGCCGCGCGTCAGGCGCAGGGCCTCGAGCCGCTGCCCTCCGACGAACCCACCCGCTGACGCGACCCGGGCACAGACGAAGGGCGCCGACCGAGATGATCTCGGTCGGCGCCCTTCGTCGTCGTGGGGGGAGGCTCAGCCCTCGGCGGAGTCGAGGTCTGCGGCGACGCGGCGGTGCGCGGCCCAGATCTCCTCGGGGAGGCCGTCGAACTGGTTCAGGTGCTCCTCGCGGTAGCCCATCTCCTCCTGCCAGCGCGCCTTGTCGATCGTCAGCACGGTGTCGAGGTCGGCGAGGGCCTGCTCGTCGAGCCCGTCGAGGAGCAGCTCGTCCCGGGTCGGGATGACGCCGACCGGGGTCTTCTGGCCGGTGACCTCACCGTTGCGGTACTGCATGAGCCACACGAGGGGGCGGAGGTTCTCGCGGTAGCCCGGCCACAGGAAGCGACCGTCCTCGCCGCGCTGGAACCAGTTGACGTGGGCGAAGATCGGCTTGTTCTTCGCGCGGCCGATGACGTCGAGCCAGTGCTGGGCGTAGGCCGCCTCGCTGTAGCTCAGGAAGGGACGCATCGACATCGGGTCGTAGCGGAGCACGCCCTCCTTGCCGTCGGCTGCGGCGGTCGCCTCGGCGCCGAGGGTCAGGCCGTCGTAGACGCCCTCCGCGAGGTCGTCGATCGCGCGGATCAGCGGCTCACGGTCACGGGTACGACCGCCGAAGATGATGCCGTGGATCTCGACGCCGTTCGGGTCGTCGTAGTCCTTGGCGACGTTCGGGACCTGCTCGAGCGTGGTCGTGAAGCGCGAGTTCGGGTGCGCCCACGGGGCGTCGGTCTCCTCTGCGGACCGGTCGGCGATGACCTCGCCCTTCCAGTCGAGCCAGCCGTCGACGTCGGACGGCTTCGGGCCCTTGCCCTCCCACCAGACCTCGCCGCTCTTCTCGTTGTAGGCGACGTTGGTGAAGATCGCGCCCGAGCCCGGCTGGATCGAGTCGATCGCTGTCGGGTTGGTCTTCTCGTTCGTGTCCTTGGCGACGCCGAAGACGCCGTTCTCCGGGTTGAAGCCGCGCAGGACCCCCTCGTCGTCGACCCAGATCCACGCGATGTCGTCGCCGTAGAACTCGACGTAGTAGCGGTCACCCAGCGCGTCGGGGGCCAGCGTCATCGCGAGGTTGGTCTTGCCCGAGGCCGAGGGGAAGCCACCGGCGATGTTGTACCTCTTGCCGGTCTCCTTGTCCGTGATGCCCAGGAGCATGAACTGCTCGACGAGGAAGCCGTTCTTCCAGCCGTCGTAGGAGCCCTGGCGCAGACCGTGGGCGATCTTGCCGAGCAGCGCGTTGCCGCCGTAGGAGCTGCCGAAGTGCAGGATCGTGCGCTCGTCGGCGACGGTGACGAAGTTGCGCATGTCGTCAGGGGTGCCCTGCTTGAGGTTCTCGAGGTCACCGGTGACGTGGACGGCCTTGACGAAGTCGTCGCCCATGTCGTTGATGTACTCGACGCCCACGCGGGCCATGCGGATCATCTGCATGACGACGTTGCGGTTGTCCGTGAGCTCGACGCCCGCCGCGAACTTGTCGAGGTCGGAGCCCTTCGGGGCCATGAGGTAGGGGATGACGTACATCGTCTTGCCGACGAGCGCGTCCTTCATGTGTCCCTCGACGACGGGGCGGACCTCGGAGGAGGGCTTCCAGTTGTTGTACTGGCCCTTGTCCTTGGGGTCGCTCGTCGCGACGATCGTGCGCTCCTCGGAGCGCGCCGTGTCCTTGCTGAAGCTGCGGGAGTAGTACATGCCCTCACCGACCGGCTTCAGCTCGCCGGCCTCGAGAGCCTCCTCGATGAGGCGGGCGTCGTCGGAGGCACTGACGACCTCGATCCGCTCCGCGCCGGTGTGCTCTGCCCACTTCTTGACGAACTCGGCCACGGCCTGGTTCGTGAGGCCAGCCGCCTCAAGCGCCTTGTCCACATCGGCCACCGTTGTGCTCACGCTGCTCCGCCCTTCGAGGTCACCTGGCACGGTCGTACCCGGTTGCGGTCGCACCGCCCCGGTGGCCCCTGTCGCCACCGCGGTCAACGGTGCCCGCAGGTCCACTCAACCATGTCTGCGCACCCCACCCGACCCCCGGGGCCGGGATCGCCAGGAAGTGTGAGGCACTCGTCATGGCTCGCGCGTCGAGCGGTGGAAATCGCCGGTCGGACGGACGCAGAGTTGCAACTCTCTGCAAGAAGACGGCCGCTGGCGCGACGGGGCCGGCGGCCCCTTCGTCATGGCGCCGTCGACTCCCGGACCCAGTTCGCGTACCCGGGCGAAGGGATGGTGGCCACCGTGAGGATGCACGGCAGGTCGTAGGGATGCTCGCGGTCGATGCGCTCGGTGAGCTCGTCGAGGCGGGCGGCGGAGGTGTGCATCATCGCCCGGACCTCACGGTCGTGCTCGACCTCGCCCTCCCACCGGTAGACCGAGTCGATGGCGACCTGGTGGACGCAGGCCGCGAGCCGGTCGGCGACCACCGCGTCGCTGAACGCGCGCACCCAGTCCGCCGGTCCGGTGACGACGACCTCGACGACCTCGCTCATGACTGCCCCTCCGTCGGTGCGAAGCACGAAGGCCCCGGTCGGCGCATCCGCCGGCCCGAGGCCCTCGATCTCTGTCTCAACACAGAGTGCGCCCGTAGGGATTCGAACCCCAAACCTTCTGATCCGTAGTCAGATGCTCTATCCGTTGAGCTACGGGCGCTCGCTGCGCGTCAGCGCAGCGAGGCTCAACGATACAGAACCTCATCCCCCTTCGCGAAATCGTCAGCGGGGGGCGCTGCCGACCCCGACGACGCAGACCTGGCCGGCGCGTGTCGCCGGCGAGTTCCCGCGGGCGGTTCACCAGGCGGTCGGGCTGCGGCCGGACGTCGTCGAGAGCCTCACCACCACCCGCCGCCGGTACCGCGAAGGCCGGCCTCACCCCCGGGGCCCGCGCCGACGGCTGGTACTCACCACGGGCAGAGACCGAGCGCACTCCCCCCATCGCACGAGCCTTGGCTCGTGCGACGACTCGGTGGCACGGCGAACGCACGAGCCTTGGCTCGTGCGAAGGGGTCGGCGCAGGTGCGGGGATAGAGTCTCTCTCATGCCGCATCTGAGGATCAGGGAGGCCGCCGACTTCCTCGGCATCTCGGACGACACCGTCCGCCGGCTCGTCGAGGCAGGGACGCTCCCGGCCGGTCCGAGAGAGAGCTCCGCGACGGTCGATGCCGTCGCCGTGGCCGCCTACGCCCGCGAGCACCTAAGGACGCTCCCCGACCCGCTCGGCCGCGACACCTCGGCCCGCAACCGGCTCGTAGGGATCGTCACCGCGGTCACGTCCGACACCGTGATGTCGCAGGTCGAGCTGCAGTGCGGGCCCTTCCGCGTCGTGTCGCTGCTCAGCACCGAGGCCGTGCGCGAGATGGGGCTCGAGCCGGGCGTCGTGGCGGTCGCCGTCGTGAAGTCGACGCAGGTTGTCATCGAGACACCCGGGGGCAAGGCGTGAGGGCCGCCCCAGCACTCCTCGCCATCGTCCTGACGGCCGCCGCGGGCTGCTCCGGCTCGAGCACGAGCGACGACTCGCAGGCGCTCACCGTCTTCGCCGCCGCCAGCCTGCAGAAGCCCTTCGAAGAGCTCGCTCGCGACCTCGAGGCGGAGCACCCGGGGCTCAGGGTGACCCTCTCCTTCGCCGGGTCCTCCGACCTCGTCGCGCAGCTGAGCGAGGGTGCGACCGCCGACGTGCTCGCCACTGCTGATGAGACCACCATGGACAAGGCGGTCGCCGGCGGCCTCGTCACGGGGAGCCCGAGGCGCTTCGTCAGCAACACGATGACGATCTTGGTGCCGCCGGGGAACCCGGCGGGCATCACGAGCCTCGCCCACCTTGCGTCGGGGGACGCGGCCGTCGTCGTCTGCGCGCCGCAGGTCCCCTGCGGCGCTGCGACCGAGCGCATCGAGGAGGCCGCGGGCATCAGCCTCACCCCGGCCTCGGAGGAGTCCAAGGTCACCGACGTCCTCGGCAAGGTGGCCTCCGGCGAGGCCGACGCCGGGATCGTCTACGTCACCGACGCGGCCAGGTCGAGCGACGTCGAGGCCGTCGAGATCCCCGCGCAGGACAACACGACGACGCGCTACCCCGTCGTCGTGCTCGCGGACAGCAAGAACGCCGAGCTCGCCGAGGAGTTCGCTGAGCTGGTCGTCGCCGACGGCGCGGGCCAGGGCGAGGGTCGTCTCGAGGACGCCGGGTTTGCCGCGCCCTGACCGCCCCGCGCTGCCCGCCTGGGCGATCCTCCCCGCGGCCGCCGGGGGGCTGCTCGTCGCGCTGCCCGTCGCAGCGATGCTCGTCTCGATCGACCCGCGCGAGCTGCCCGCGCTGCTCACCTCACGGGCCGCCCTCGACGCGCTGTGGCTCAGCCTGCGCACCTCGGCCATGGCCACCCTGCTCTGCCTGGTCCTCGGGGTGCCGCTCGCGCTCTGCCTCTCGCGGGTCCGCGCCTTCGACAACGTCGTCGTGCGCACGCTCGTCACCCTGCCGCTCGTCCTGCCGCCCGTCGTCGCCGGGATCGCGCTGCTCGCGCTCTTCGGCCGGCAGGGGCTGCTCGGCCAGGAGCTGAACGCCCTCGGCCTGCGGGTCGCGTTCTCCACGACCGCGGTCGTGCTCGCCCAGACCTTCGTGTCGATGCCCTTCCTCGTGGTGAGTCTCGACGGGGCGCTCCGGGCGGTCGGCGACCGGCACGAAGGGGTGGCCGCCACCCTCGGCGCCTCGCCGTCCGTCGTCCTGCGGCGGGTCACGCTGCCGTTGGTCCGGCCGGCCCTGGTGTCGGGGACCGTCCTCGCCTTCGCCCGGTCGCTCGGGGAGTTCGGCGCGACCCTGACCTTCGCCGGGTCGCTCCAGGGCACGACGCGCACGCTGCCGCTCGAGATCTATCTCCAGCGCGAGCAGGACCCGCGGGCGGCCGTCGCGCTCTCCGTGCTGCTCGTCGTCGTCGCGGTCGTCGTCATGGCCGTCGCCCGCCCGGACGTGCGCCGGTGACCGGCCTGAGCGTCTCGCTCCAGGACGCCGAGCGCGACGTCGTCCTCGATCTCGACGTCCCCGCCGGCAGCACCCTCGCCGTCCTCGGTCCCAACGGCGCCGGCAAGTCCACGCTGCTCGCCGCCGTCGCGGGGACTCGTCCCGTCCCTGGGTCCGTGCGGCTCGGTGGGCACGAGCTGCAGGCGCTCCCGCCCCACCGGCGCCGCGTCCCGCTCCTCTCGCAGGACCCGTTGCTGCTGCCGCACCTCACGGTCCTCGACAACGTGGCCTTCGGACCACGCTCCGCCGGCGCCTCTCGTCACGACGCCAGGGACCGAGCACGGCGGTGGCTGGAGCGCACCGAGGTCGCTCACCTCGGCGACCGCCGCGCCACCGATCTCTCCGGCGGCCAGGCGCAGCGGGTCGCGATCGCTCGCGCTCTCGCCACGGAGCCCGCGGCGATGCTGCTCGACGAGCCGCTCTCGGCGCTGGACGTCGACGCGCGACCCGCCGTGCGGCACCTGCTCGGCGAGGTCCTCGCGGGGATCACCACGATCGTCGTGACCCATGACATCGTCGACGCCGTCCTCCTCGCCGACGACGCAGCGGTCCTCGTCGGCGGACGGCTCGTCGAGCACCGCCCGGTCCGCGACCTCGTGACCGCACCGCGGTCCCCCTTCGCCGCCCGGATCAGCGGGGTCAACCTCGTCACCGGCCGCTCCGACGGCAGCGGCGGGGTGGAGACCGACGGCGGCACCGTCGCCGGCCTGCCCGCCGAGGCTGTGGCGAAGGGGGTCGCGGTCGTCGCGACCTTCCGTCCCGAGGACGTCGCGGTCGCCCTGGCGCCCACGGGTGGGAGCCCGCGCAACGCCTTCGGCGGCACGGTGACGGCCGTCGAGCCGGCGGGGTCCGCTCTTCGCCTGCGGGTCACGACCCCCGTGGGGATGCTGCTCGCGGACCTCACCCCGGGCGCCGTCGCCGACCTGCGGATCGCCCCCGGCGCCGAGGTCCACCTCGCCGTCAAGGCCACGGCCGTGCAGGTCCAGCCTGCGTGAGGCACGACCGAGGGCCCCGCACCAGACGGTGCGAGGCCCTCGGCTCGCTGCGGAGGCGGAGGGATTTGAACCCTCGATGGGGTTGAAGCCCCAAACCGCATTAGCAGTGCGGCGCCATAGACCGGACTAGGCGACGCCTCCAGACAACTCGCACAGGTTAGCCCGCAAGGCGGGTGACCTCCAAAGCGGTCAGCCGCAGATGTCCTCGGTGGCTGTGCGCTTCTCCAGCTGGCCCTCAACGGGAGGCGCCGAGACGCTGGGCGCGGGGATCGGGTCGCTCCCGGTGCGGTTCGGGACCTCCGCCGCGGTCGGGGCCCCGGCCCCGAGGACGAGCCGCACGACGTCAGCGAGCGTCTCGTCCTCGACGAGCTTCGCACCCGGGTAGGCGGCGGCCAGCGTGCGGGCGGCCTCGGCCTGCTCTGCACCGTGCCGGATCTCGACGCCCCCGACATCTCCGGTCGGCGCGACGTCACCCACGGAGGCGACGAAGCCCTGGACGGACAGCGCCGCGCTCTCCTGGCCGGCGAGCCCCTCCGTCGCGGTGTCGTCGACGACGCTGACGGTGATCTCGTCCGGCGTCACCGTCAGCGGCTCCTCGGTCGGCTCCGGCGTGTCCTCGTCCGAGCCCGGCAGCGGGCTGTCGAGGCGCACGGCGTCCCACAGGGCGGCGGCCGGCTTCTCCTGCCACTCGACGCGGTTGGGGTCCTCGGCGTACGGCTGCGTCGGGACGGTGACGAAGGTGAGGTTGTCGATGCCGAAGCCGCGCAGGCTCCCGGCGATCTGGCGCATCGTGTTGAGCGAGAGGTCCTCGTCAGCGGTCATCGACTTCGTCGCCGCGTCGAGGAAGGAGTAGAGCTTGTCGGGGCGCAGGAGCAGCGAGCTCTTCGTCGCCTCCTGCGCCATCGAGGACATGAAGGCCTGCTGCCGCTTGATCCGCCCGAGGTCGGAGCCGTCGCCGAGCGACTTGCGGGCGCGGACGTAGCCGAGCGCCTGCTTGCCGTCGAGCTTCTGACGGCCGGCGGGGAGCTCGATCTGGGCGTCCTGGTCGACGAGGGGCTCGGGCAGGCACGCCTCGACGCCGCCGAGGGCGTCGACCATCTGCTGGAACCCGGCGAAGTCGACGACGACGACGTGGTCGACGTACACGCCGGTCAGGCCCTCGAGCGTTTTGACGGTGCAGGCCGGGCCGCCGAGGTTGAAGTTCTGGTTCCACTGGCGCACCTCGCCGTCGGCGACCGTCGAGGCCGGGTCGGCGCAGTCCTTCGGCGCCATCGTCATGGAGTCGCGCGGGATCGAGACGACGAAGGCGGACCTACGGTCCCCGGAGATGTGGACGACGAGGTTGGTGTCGGAGTGGGCGCCGCCCTCGACGGTGTCCGTGCCGTACTCGGTGGTGCCGATCCCCTCACGGGTGTCCGAGCCGATGACGAGGATGTTCAGCGGCCCGTCCGCACCACCGCTGTTCTCCGGGCGGGAGCCGGCGCCGGCGCCGATGTCGAAGCGGGAGATGTTGCCGCTGAGCTTGAGCACCGCGACGAGGGAGATGACGCCGACCAGCGCGAGGACGCAGGCCAGCGCGATCCCGCCCTTGCGCGCCCGACGGCGCCGGACGTCACGACGCTGGAGCCGCTCGTCGAGCCGGGCGCGCCGGGAGGACGCGGACTCCTCGGAGGAGGCGCCCTGGGCGCTCGGGTCGGTCGGCGTGGTCATCGCGGGGCAGGGTATCGCGGCTCCCCCTGCGCACAGGGTGCCTTGGGCGAAGGGGTGCGCACGTCACCTGTGCCGGCGTGGTCGGGGAGGCATGACGAAGGCCCCCGGCAGATGCCGGGGGCCTTCGGTTGCCTGCGGCGCGTGATGCGCTGCGGTGCGCCTCGTCTCAGACGGGGCGGACGCGGTCTGCCTGGGGGCCCTTGGGACCCTCGGTGACCTCGAACTCGACGCGCTGCGCCTCTTCGAGGCTGCGGTAGCCGGTCGTGTCGATCGCAGAGTAGTGAACGAACACGTCGGGTCCGCCGCCGTCCTGGGCGATGAATCCGAAGCCCTTCTCAGCGTTGAACCACTTAACGGTGCCCTGTGCCATGGGGTGAATCTCTTTCGTGTGAACCGTGGGACGGTGTGTCCCTTGTACTAGCTGCAAGATCCCTTACCCGCGACAGGTCCCCGACTGGTGGTCGGACCGGCGCTACGTGCTCAGTCGTACTGCAACTCGTGGACGACGCTATCAGCATCGGTGTGACGGCGCTCGCTCAGCGCGAGCATCGGACGCCGATCTCCTCGACGGCCTCGACATATCCCTTCGTCCCGCGGCCGACGATGACCACGTCGGCGACGGCTGAGATGTAGGACTGGCTGCGGAAGGGCTCGCGCGCGTGGATGTCGCTGATGTGCACCTCGACGACGGGACCGACGACGTTCGTCAGCGCGTCACGGATCGCCACGGACGTGTGCGTCCAGCCGCCGGCGTTGATGATCACGCCCGCCGCGGTGCGCCGCACCTCGTGGATCGCGTCGATGAGCACACCCTCGTGGTTGGTCTGCCGGAAGTCCAGCGCCAGGCCGAGCTCCTCGGCCCGGGCGCGGCACATCGCCTCGACGTCGGCGAGCGTCTCGCTGCCGTAGATCTCGGGCTCGCGCTCGCCGAGCAGGTTGAGGTTGGGCCCGTTGAGGACGACGACGGTCTTGGTCACGCGGCGGGTGTGGGATTTGAACCCACGAGGGGTCTCCCCCTGGTCGCTTTCAAGGCGACTGCACTCGGCCACTATGCGAACCCGCCAACCGTCCCCCGACGAGGGAGACGCCAGGCTCACCGTATCCGCCGGGCGCCGGTAGTGTCGCAAGGGACCACGTCGCCCGGCCGGGCGCTGACGAAAGGACCCCCCCGATGGCCAAGCTCTCGTTCCTCCTCGGCGCCTCCGTCGGCTACGTCCTCGGAGCTCGCGCGGGCACGGAGCGCTACGCGCAGATCAAGAGCGGCGCCGGGCAGCTCTGGCGGTCCCAGCCGGTCCAGCAGCAGGTGAGCGCGGCCCGCCACGCCGCGAAGACCAAGGCCGCCCCGGCCGCGCTCGACGCGGTGAGCGGTGCGGCGAGCGCCGCCGGCGACAAGCTCCGCACCGGGGGCGGACGCATCGCCGGCTCGAAGGACGACGTCCCCTCCTCCGTCGACCACCGGCCCGACACCCATCATGAGGGCGACCCGGTCTCCGAGTGGACCGAGGAGGGTGGCGCCCCCGCGCCCCAGCACTGAGCCCACGGCCCTCAGATGAAGATCGCGGGGTCGAGG
Proteins encoded:
- a CDS encoding TOBE domain-containing protein — protein: MPHLRIREAADFLGISDDTVRRLVEAGTLPAGPRESSATVDAVAVAAYAREHLRTLPDPLGRDTSARNRLVGIVTAVTSDTVMSQVELQCGPFRVVSLLSTEAVREMGLEPGVVAVAVVKSTQVVIETPGGKA
- the modA gene encoding molybdate ABC transporter substrate-binding protein; amino-acid sequence: MRAAPALLAIVLTAAAGCSGSSTSDDSQALTVFAAASLQKPFEELARDLEAEHPGLRVTLSFAGSSDLVAQLSEGATADVLATADETTMDKAVAGGLVTGSPRRFVSNTMTILVPPGNPAGITSLAHLASGDAAVVVCAPQVPCGAATERIEEAAGISLTPASEESKVTDVLGKVASGEADAGIVYVTDAARSSDVEAVEIPAQDNTTTRYPVVVLADSKNAELAEEFAELVVADGAGQGEGRLEDAGFAAP
- a CDS encoding ABC transporter permease is translated as MPRPDRPALPAWAILPAAAGGLLVALPVAAMLVSIDPRELPALLTSRAALDALWLSLRTSAMATLLCLVLGVPLALCLSRVRAFDNVVVRTLVTLPLVLPPVVAGIALLALFGRQGLLGQELNALGLRVAFSTTAVVLAQTFVSMPFLVVSLDGALRAVGDRHEGVAATLGASPSVVLRRVTLPLVRPALVSGTVLAFARSLGEFGATLTFAGSLQGTTRTLPLEIYLQREQDPRAAVALSVLLVVVAVVVMAVARPDVRR
- a CDS encoding ABC transporter ATP-binding protein, with translation MTGLSVSLQDAERDVVLDLDVPAGSTLAVLGPNGAGKSTLLAAVAGTRPVPGSVRLGGHELQALPPHRRRVPLLSQDPLLLPHLTVLDNVAFGPRSAGASRHDARDRARRWLERTEVAHLGDRRATDLSGGQAQRVAIARALATEPAAMLLDEPLSALDVDARPAVRHLLGEVLAGITTIVVTHDIVDAVLLADDAAVLVGGRLVEHRPVRDLVTAPRSPFAARISGVNLVTGRSDGSGGVETDGGTVAGLPAEAVAKGVAVVATFRPEDVAVALAPTGGSPRNAFGGTVTAVEPAGSALRLRVTTPVGMLLADLTPGAVADLRIAPGAEVHLAVKATAVQVQPA
- a CDS encoding LCP family protein, giving the protein MTTPTDPSAQGASSEESASSRRARLDERLQRRDVRRRRARKGGIALACVLALVGVISLVAVLKLSGNISRFDIGAGAGSRPENSGGADGPLNILVIGSDTREGIGTTEYGTDTVEGGAHSDTNLVVHISGDRRSAFVVSIPRDSMTMAPKDCADPASTVADGEVRQWNQNFNLGGPACTVKTLEGLTGVYVDHVVVVDFAGFQQMVDALGGVEACLPEPLVDQDAQIELPAGRQKLDGKQALGYVRARKSLGDGSDLGRIKRQQAFMSSMAQEATKSSLLLRPDKLYSFLDAATKSMTADEDLSLNTMRQIAGSLRGFGIDNLTFVTVPTQPYAEDPNRVEWQEKPAAALWDAVRLDSPLPGSDEDTPEPTEEPLTVTPDEITVSVVDDTATEGLAGQESAALSVQGFVASVGDVAPTGDVGGVEIRHGAEQAEAARTLAAAYPGAKLVEDETLADVVRLVLGAGAPTAAEVPNRTGSDPIPAPSVSAPPVEGQLEKRTATEDICG
- a CDS encoding cold-shock protein, which translates into the protein MAQGTVKWFNAEKGFGFIAQDGGGPDVFVHYSAIDTTGYRSLEEAQRVEFEVTEGPKGPQADRVRPV
- the aroQ gene encoding type II 3-dehydroquinate dehydratase, whose protein sequence is MTKTVVVLNGPNLNLLGEREPEIYGSETLADVEAMCRARAEELGLALDFRQTNHEGVLIDAIHEVRRTAAGVIINAGGWTHTSVAIRDALTNVVGPVVEVHISDIHAREPFRSQSYISAVADVVIVGRGTKGYVEAVEEIGVRCSR
- a CDS encoding protoporphyrinogen oxidase codes for the protein MAKLSFLLGASVGYVLGARAGTERYAQIKSGAGQLWRSQPVQQQVSAARHAAKTKAAPAALDAVSGAASAAGDKLRTGGGRIAGSKDDVPSSVDHRPDTHHEGDPVSEWTEEGGAPAPQH